A stretch of the Desulfuromonas sp. TF genome encodes the following:
- a CDS encoding succinate dehydrogenase cytochrome b subunit — protein MRWYKTSLGKKYIMGLTGLAMVGFVVAHMLGNLSIFGGAEGINSYAEHLRAFPPLLWAFRGAMLVFFILHIWMGITLYLENKSARPEQYAMKKNERTTFSAETMIWTGVILGVFVIYHLLHFTIHAFNPEFNQMADEIGRFDVFRMMTTSFDGLVVTVVYVAAMIVLLLHLRHGIQSFFQSLGLTNDATLPKLTTGGRWVAGLVAIGFLFTPILIFFNVIGG, from the coding sequence ATGCGATGGTACAAGACGTCATTAGGTAAAAAGTACATCATGGGGCTCACGGGGCTGGCAATGGTCGGCTTTGTCGTTGCTCACATGCTGGGCAATCTGTCGATCTTCGGCGGCGCCGAAGGGATAAACAGCTATGCGGAGCATCTGCGGGCTTTCCCGCCGCTGCTGTGGGCCTTCCGCGGAGCGATGCTGGTGTTTTTCATTCTGCACATCTGGATGGGGATCACTCTTTACCTGGAAAACAAGTCGGCACGGCCCGAGCAGTACGCCATGAAGAAGAACGAGCGCACAACCTTCTCGGCCGAGACGATGATCTGGACCGGTGTCATTCTGGGGGTCTTTGTCATATATCACCTCCTGCATTTCACGATTCACGCCTTTAACCCCGAGTTCAATCAGATGGCTGACGAGATCGGCCGCTTCGACGTGTTCCGGATGATGACTACGAGCTTTGACGGCCTTGTCGTCACCGTCGTGTACGTGGCCGCCATGATCGTGCTGCTGCTTCATCTGCGCCATGGCATTCAGAGCTTCTTCCAGTCCCTGGGTCTGACTAATGACGCCACCCTCCCCAAACTGACCACGGGCGGCCGCTGGGTCGCCGGTTTGGTGGCTATCGGGTTCCTCTTCACACCCATCTTAATCTTTTTCAACGTCATAGGGGGTTAA
- a CDS encoding biopolymer transporter ExbD gives MAFIRKRREDPRVELTPMVDVVFLLLIFFMISTTFVETPGISIKLPESSSQMAEKPQEEIKVYFSRSGEITFNEERVELEELRRRLSGYGEKARTMTFLLLADEEARHGKVVQLMDAAREAGFGKLAIATESRGEKP, from the coding sequence ATGGCCTTTATTCGCAAGAGGCGAGAAGATCCCAGGGTCGAACTGACCCCTATGGTGGACGTGGTCTTTCTCCTGCTCATCTTCTTCATGATATCCACCACCTTTGTGGAAACCCCTGGGATTTCAATCAAGCTTCCCGAATCCTCCTCTCAAATGGCTGAAAAGCCACAGGAGGAAATCAAGGTATATTTCTCCAGGAGTGGCGAGATTACCTTTAATGAAGAACGCGTTGAGCTGGAAGAACTGCGCCGCCGCCTCAGTGGCTACGGTGAAAAGGCACGGACCATGACCTTCCTCCTTCTGGCAGACGAAGAGGCGAGGCATGGAAAGGTGGTGCAGTTGATGGATGCAGCTCGCGAGGCCGGTTTCGGAAAACTTGCCATTGCCACCGAAAGTCGGGGGGAGAAGCCATGA
- the tgt gene encoding tRNA guanosine(34) transglycosylase Tgt, producing the protein MFTFDLLAVDPCSAARRGRVTTPHGVIETPIFMPVGTHAALKAMTPAQVEETGAQIILSNTYHLHLKPGEGLVQKAGGLHRFMNWSKPILTDSGGFQVFSLPKKKITETGVYFRHEVTGEEIFLGPKEATGIQNALGADIIMAFDECIPYPATHEYAAASIKKTLRWAELCLASQNRPEQALFGIVQGSVYEDLRRECARELTAMGFPGYAIGGVSVGEGLDLLKKVVDYTAPFLPEDKPRYLMGVGLPEDILESVQRGMDMFDCVIPTRYARSATLFTSRGKIRLTHRRYRRDFFPVDAACDCYCCRNFTRAYLHHLYNANEILSATLAAIHNVHFYLEMMQGARKAIEQGVFVDFKEDFLGRYGSET; encoded by the coding sequence ATGTTCACATTCGATTTGCTCGCCGTCGATCCATGCTCCGCCGCCCGTCGCGGACGCGTAACCACGCCGCACGGGGTGATCGAGACCCCCATCTTCATGCCGGTCGGAACCCACGCTGCCCTCAAGGCCATGACTCCTGCCCAGGTGGAGGAAACGGGGGCCCAGATCATCCTCTCCAACACCTACCACCTGCACCTCAAGCCCGGAGAGGGGCTGGTTCAGAAGGCCGGGGGGCTGCACCGGTTCATGAACTGGTCGAAGCCCATCCTGACCGACAGCGGCGGCTTCCAGGTCTTCTCCCTTCCCAAAAAGAAGATCACCGAGACGGGGGTCTACTTTCGCCATGAGGTCACCGGCGAAGAGATTTTTCTCGGCCCCAAGGAAGCCACCGGTATCCAGAACGCACTAGGCGCAGACATCATCATGGCCTTTGATGAGTGCATCCCCTATCCGGCCACCCATGAATACGCCGCGGCTTCCATCAAAAAGACTCTGCGCTGGGCCGAGCTCTGCCTGGCGAGCCAAAACCGGCCGGAGCAGGCCCTCTTCGGCATCGTTCAGGGGAGCGTCTATGAAGATCTGCGCAGGGAGTGCGCCCGGGAGCTGACCGCCATGGGCTTTCCCGGTTACGCCATCGGCGGGGTGAGCGTCGGCGAGGGGCTCGATCTGCTCAAGAAGGTGGTCGATTATACCGCCCCCTTTCTGCCGGAGGATAAACCGCGCTACCTCATGGGGGTGGGGCTGCCCGAGGACATTCTGGAGAGCGTCCAGCGGGGAATGGACATGTTCGACTGCGTCATTCCCACCCGCTATGCCCGGAGCGCCACCCTGTTCACCAGTCGCGGCAAGATCCGCCTCACCCACCGCCGCTACCGCCGCGACTTCTTCCCTGTCGACGCCGCCTGCGACTGCTACTGCTGCCGGAACTTCACCCGCGCCTACCTGCACCACCTGTACAACGCCAACGAGATCCTCTCGGCGACCCTGGCCGCCATTCACAACGTCCATTTCTATCTGGAGATGATGCAGGGCGCCCGGAAAGCCATCGAGCAGGGCGTGTTCGTGGATTTCAAGGAAGATTTTCTGGGACGGTACGGGAGCGAAACGTAG
- a CDS encoding HIT domain-containing protein, with protein MKQLWAPWRMAYIAGDENSPEEGCIFCIREIRGEDRKRHVLRRGEHAFIIMNKYPYSNGHLLIAPYRHIADLNDLTENEALEMHRFLVLCRNVLQEKVAPHGFNVGMNLGRESGAGVADHLHMHIVPRWSGDTNFMPVFSDVRVIPQHIEATYELLAHAFDERRP; from the coding sequence ATGAAACAGCTTTGGGCCCCTTGGCGGATGGCTTATATCGCCGGAGACGAAAACTCGCCGGAAGAAGGCTGCATCTTCTGCATTCGGGAGATCCGGGGTGAGGATCGGAAGCGCCATGTCCTTCGACGCGGAGAGCATGCCTTCATCATCATGAACAAGTATCCGTATTCTAACGGCCATCTCCTGATCGCTCCCTATCGGCACATCGCCGATCTTAATGACCTCACCGAGAATGAAGCGTTGGAGATGCACCGTTTTCTGGTTCTCTGCCGCAACGTGCTGCAAGAGAAAGTTGCGCCCCACGGGTTTAATGTCGGTATGAATCTTGGTCGGGAGTCCGGAGCGGGGGTGGCTGATCATCTCCACATGCACATTGTGCCGCGCTGGAGCGGCGACACCAACTTCATGCCGGTCTTTTCCGATGTACGGGTCATTCCCCAGCACATCGAGGCAACCTACGAACTTCTTGCACACGCCTTTGACGAGAGACGCCCATGA
- a CDS encoding lipopolysaccharide assembly protein LapA domain-containing protein, producing MKTLRILLASVILLVLFIFSINNAQSVQIIFFSYRTPPMPLFLILIFIFFLGFILAALFSAMKITQLNRQLNRLRREMEATKDDSKRPVETLHPSK from the coding sequence ATGAAAACTCTTCGTATCCTTCTTGCCTCTGTTATTCTTCTGGTGCTCTTTATTTTCAGCATCAACAATGCCCAATCTGTGCAGATCATCTTCTTCAGCTATCGAACGCCTCCAATGCCTCTTTTTTTGATCCTCATCTTTATCTTTTTTCTCGGGTTCATCTTGGCAGCCCTGTTCAGCGCCATGAAGATTACCCAGTTGAATCGCCAGCTCAACAGGCTGCGCCGAGAGATGGAGGCCACGAAGGATGATTCCAAGAGACCTGTCGAAACCCTCCATCCCTCTAAATAG
- a CDS encoding MotA/TolQ/ExbB proton channel family protein: MLEIFQKGGPLMYPILLCSVLALAIFFERVWTLFRLGRGTIAMVREVESLVRKNRIEEAVIVCQRTGTPLARILVSALRSAGRPREQIKTIVEEVGGREAAPLERYLGLLGTIATISPLLGLLGTVLGMIEAFTIISAQGGGTPATLGGGISKALITTAAGLTVAIPTILLHKYLTSRVDRMVLEMEEYSLHMVDLLGE, translated from the coding sequence ATGCTGGAGATATTCCAAAAGGGCGGGCCACTCATGTATCCCATCCTGCTCTGCTCCGTTTTGGCCTTGGCCATTTTTTTCGAGAGGGTATGGACGTTGTTCCGCCTGGGCAGGGGGACCATAGCGATGGTCAGGGAGGTGGAAAGTTTGGTAAGGAAGAACCGGATCGAGGAGGCGGTTATCGTCTGTCAGAGGACCGGCACTCCCCTGGCCCGCATTCTGGTTTCAGCCCTTCGCAGTGCGGGGCGGCCCCGGGAGCAGATCAAGACGATTGTGGAAGAAGTTGGCGGACGGGAAGCCGCTCCCCTGGAACGCTATCTGGGCCTTCTCGGGACAATCGCAACCATTTCTCCTCTGCTCGGATTGCTGGGGACCGTGCTGGGCATGATCGAGGCTTTCACGATAATCTCCGCTCAGGGGGGAGGCACTCCGGCTACTCTGGGCGGTGGAATTTCCAAGGCCCTCATTACCACGGCCGCCGGCCTCACCGTGGCGATTCCCACCATTCTGCTTCATAAATATCTCACCAGCCGGGTGGATCGAATGGTTCTGGAGATGGAGGAATATTCCCTGCACATGGTCGATCTGCTGGGGGAGTGA
- a CDS encoding metallophosphoesterase, with the protein MKSNEALRGWQMPVLLAVFSHSESGSRETPELIQEYSIFFPDIFCYTWMLYRNFTIGVFMFKIGVLSDTHIQDPGQGISFLQDLLNGCFREVDMILHAGDIINPDVLAAFTGRTVHVVRGNMDPPVRGLPISKIIEAGTFRIGLIHGWGCPDRIEDRILREFHGERLDCIVYGHSHQPVCHRRDGILFFNPGSPTDCRRAPYHSVGILEVNDRIEGRIIPLE; encoded by the coding sequence ATGAAATCAAATGAGGCTCTGAGAGGGTGGCAGATGCCCGTCTTGTTGGCTGTTTTTAGCCATAGTGAATCAGGAAGCAGGGAAACACCTGAACTGATCCAGGAATACAGCATTTTTTTCCCGGACATCTTTTGTTATACTTGGATGCTCTATCGAAATTTCACAATTGGAGTTTTCATGTTTAAAATCGGCGTACTTTCCGATACGCATATCCAGGATCCCGGTCAGGGTATTTCCTTTCTTCAGGACCTGCTGAACGGCTGTTTCCGGGAAGTCGATATGATCCTTCATGCCGGCGATATAATTAATCCGGATGTGCTGGCCGCTTTTACCGGCCGAACCGTTCATGTCGTGCGGGGTAACATGGATCCTCCGGTTCGAGGCCTCCCCATCAGCAAGATCATTGAGGCAGGCACTTTTCGCATTGGACTGATCCACGGTTGGGGCTGCCCCGACAGAATTGAGGATCGCATTCTCAGGGAGTTTCATGGGGAGCGCCTCGATTGTATTGTTTATGGCCACAGTCACCAGCCCGTTTGTCATCGCAGGGATGGAATACTCTTCTTCAATCCCGGAAGCCCCACTGACTGCAGACGGGCGCCATACCATTCCGTCGGCATCCTTGAGGTGAACGATCGGATAGAGGGACGGATTATTCCATTGGAATAA
- the thrC gene encoding threonine synthase, protein MRYMSTRGQVRGIPFKDAVMMGLADDGGLLLPESIPALSPGDIEALEKLAYPELAFQIISLFASDIPSADLKGLIERSYSTFTHPEVTPVSHQDGVYILELFHGPTLAFKDVALQFLGNLFEYLLNERGEKMNIVGATSGDTGSAAIYGVRGKENINIFILHPHQRVSPVQEMQMTTVLDPNVHNLAIQGSFDDGQRIVKEIFGDLEFKSRLSLGAVNSINWARVLAQIVYYFYAWGRVRRQTGCNSLYFSVPTGNFGDIFAGYIAKRMGLPIRRLVLATNENNILSRFVRNGDYSTGNVVETLSPSMDIQVASNFERYLFYLYGGNSERVAAAMESFSRDGRLSFSKEEMAEVGNDFLSQTVDRDQTIDTIRSFHALTGYILDPHTAVGIKAGRDLSGGEAPVVCLATAHPAKFGEAVRSAIGREPEIPPSLAGIEALERRCEIIDADTEAVKKYVERKTVIGH, encoded by the coding sequence ATGCGCTACATGAGTACCCGCGGCCAGGTCCGTGGCATACCTTTCAAGGACGCTGTCATGATGGGCCTTGCCGACGACGGCGGACTTCTGCTGCCGGAATCGATTCCTGCCCTATCTCCCGGCGACATCGAGGCGCTGGAGAAGCTGGCCTACCCGGAACTGGCCTTTCAGATCATTTCCCTTTTCGCCTCCGACATTCCCTCTGCGGACCTCAAAGGTCTCATCGAGCGTTCCTACAGCACCTTCACCCATCCCGAGGTCACTCCCGTCAGCCATCAGGACGGAGTGTACATCCTCGAACTCTTCCACGGCCCCACCCTGGCTTTCAAAGACGTTGCGCTGCAGTTTCTCGGGAATCTTTTCGAATATCTTCTCAATGAGCGCGGCGAGAAGATGAATATCGTCGGAGCCACCTCAGGGGATACGGGCAGCGCCGCCATCTACGGTGTCCGGGGAAAAGAGAACATCAACATCTTCATTCTACATCCTCACCAACGGGTTTCACCGGTTCAGGAAATGCAGATGACCACGGTTCTCGACCCCAATGTCCATAATCTGGCAATTCAAGGATCCTTTGATGATGGCCAACGCATCGTCAAGGAAATCTTTGGCGATCTCGAGTTCAAGTCACGCCTTTCGCTTGGCGCGGTCAATTCCATCAATTGGGCCCGCGTTCTTGCGCAGATCGTCTATTATTTCTACGCTTGGGGCCGGGTGCGTCGCCAGACCGGCTGCAACAGTCTCTATTTTTCCGTTCCGACCGGCAATTTCGGTGACATATTCGCCGGCTACATCGCCAAGCGCATGGGGCTGCCGATCCGCCGTCTGGTGCTGGCCACCAACGAGAACAATATCCTGTCCCGATTCGTCCGCAACGGCGATTATTCCACCGGCAATGTTGTGGAGACTCTCTCCCCATCCATGGATATCCAGGTAGCCAGCAATTTCGAACGCTATCTCTTCTATCTCTACGGCGGCAACTCCGAAAGAGTTGCGGCGGCAATGGAATCCTTCAGCCGCGACGGAAGACTGAGCTTTTCTAAAGAGGAAATGGCCGAAGTGGGGAACGATTTTCTTTCCCAGACGGTGGACAGGGACCAGACCATCGATACCATCCGGAGTTTCCACGCCCTCACCGGCTATATCCTCGACCCCCATACCGCAGTCGGAATCAAGGCTGGTCGGGATCTTTCGGGTGGCGAAGCTCCGGTGGTCTGCCTGGCCACTGCGCATCCGGCCAAATTCGGAGAAGCCGTACGCTCGGCCATCGGCCGTGAGCCTGAAATCCCACCTTCGCTGGCAGGCATCGAGGCGCTGGAGAGGCGCTGCGAGATCATCGACGCCGATACCGAGGCAGTCAAAAAGTATGTGGAAAGGAAAACCGTCATTGGTCATTAG
- a CDS encoding NADP-dependent malic enzyme: protein MSKRQDALDYHSSGRKGKIEVVTTKPCATSRDLSLAYSPGVAEPCLEIEKNPNTAYEYTAKGNLVAVVSNGTAVLGLGDIGALAGKPVMEGKGVLFKRFADVDVFDIELDTKDSDEIIRTVKLLEPTFGGINLEDIKGPECFYIEEELKKIMNIPVFHDDQHGTAIIAAAGMLNALEIVGKKIEDVKMVVNGAGAAGIACANLAISLGIKKDNVILCDTKGVIYKGRTAGMNDYKERLAAETDARTLEEAMVGADIFFGVSAKGAVTTEMLRSMAKDPVVFAMANPDPEITPPEAKEVRDDVIIGTGRSDYNNQVNNVLCFPFLFRGALDTHASAINEEMKLAAVKALADLAKEDVPDSVRKAYGNVEISFGREYLIPKPFDPRVLLHVAPAVAQAAMDSGVARRPISDMEKYVEQLEALQGRSKEIMRTLINKAKSDPKRVVLPEGEEDKILRAAQILIDEKIAIPILLGDKEEIYNRIEELGLDLNGVQIIDPMTDSRRGEYIDAFFELRQRKGVTRAEAKRLIKKNRNFYGAMMVEKGDADALLSGIAHHYPDTIRPALEIIGKQDGLSKVHGMYMLVFKKDVVFCADATVTIEPTAEELAETAILSAQKARHFEVEPKVAMLSFSNFGSTEHPLTLKVKRATALVKEQAPDLIVDGEMQANVALDPELVANQYPFSALKGDANVLVFPDLQSGNICYKLLIKLGGAESVGPILMGMKKPVHVLQRGDDVADIINMAAVAVVDAQEAARA, encoded by the coding sequence ATGTCCAAACGTCAAGACGCCCTGGATTATCACAGCTCAGGCCGTAAAGGAAAAATCGAAGTCGTTACCACAAAGCCCTGCGCCACCAGCCGGGACCTGTCCCTCGCCTACAGCCCCGGAGTCGCCGAGCCTTGTCTGGAGATCGAAAAAAACCCCAATACCGCCTACGAGTATACCGCCAAGGGAAACCTCGTGGCCGTCGTCTCCAACGGAACCGCGGTTCTCGGGTTGGGAGATATAGGCGCCTTGGCTGGGAAACCGGTCATGGAAGGCAAAGGAGTCCTGTTCAAGCGTTTCGCCGATGTCGACGTTTTCGATATCGAACTCGACACCAAGGATTCCGACGAGATCATCCGCACCGTCAAACTCCTCGAGCCGACCTTCGGCGGCATCAACCTGGAAGATATCAAGGGTCCCGAGTGCTTCTACATCGAGGAAGAGCTCAAAAAGATCATGAACATCCCCGTCTTCCACGATGACCAGCACGGCACGGCCATTATCGCCGCCGCCGGGATGCTCAATGCCCTCGAGATCGTCGGCAAGAAGATCGAGGACGTTAAAATGGTGGTCAACGGGGCTGGTGCCGCCGGAATCGCCTGCGCCAACCTCGCTATATCCCTCGGCATCAAGAAAGACAATGTCATCCTCTGTGATACCAAAGGGGTTATCTACAAGGGACGCACCGCCGGGATGAACGACTACAAGGAGCGCCTGGCCGCCGAAACCGACGCCCGCACCCTGGAGGAGGCGATGGTCGGCGCCGACATATTCTTCGGCGTTTCGGCCAAAGGAGCCGTCACCACCGAGATGTTGCGCTCCATGGCCAAGGACCCGGTCGTCTTCGCCATGGCCAATCCGGACCCTGAAATCACTCCGCCCGAGGCCAAGGAAGTGCGCGACGACGTCATCATCGGCACCGGACGCAGCGACTACAACAACCAGGTCAATAACGTCCTGTGTTTCCCCTTCCTCTTCCGCGGAGCCCTGGACACCCATGCCAGCGCCATCAATGAGGAAATGAAGCTGGCGGCGGTCAAGGCCCTGGCCGACCTCGCCAAGGAGGACGTCCCCGATTCGGTGCGCAAGGCCTACGGCAACGTCGAGATCAGCTTCGGTCGTGAATATCTCATTCCCAAACCCTTCGATCCACGCGTCCTTCTCCATGTCGCCCCAGCCGTTGCCCAGGCGGCCATGGACAGCGGAGTTGCCCGCCGTCCGATTTCCGATATGGAAAAGTACGTGGAGCAGCTCGAAGCTCTGCAGGGCCGCTCCAAGGAGATTATGCGGACGCTGATCAACAAGGCCAAGTCCGACCCCAAGCGGGTGGTCCTTCCTGAGGGGGAAGAAGACAAAATCCTTCGTGCCGCCCAGATCCTCATCGACGAGAAGATCGCCATTCCTATCCTGCTCGGCGACAAGGAGGAAATCTACAACCGGATCGAGGAACTCGGTCTCGACCTCAACGGCGTCCAGATCATCGACCCGATGACCGATTCCAGACGGGGCGAATACATCGACGCTTTTTTCGAGCTTCGCCAGCGCAAAGGGGTAACCCGTGCCGAAGCCAAGCGCCTTATCAAGAAGAACCGCAACTTTTACGGGGCGATGATGGTCGAGAAGGGCGATGCGGATGCCCTCCTCTCGGGAATCGCGCACCATTACCCCGATACCATTCGTCCGGCCCTTGAAATCATCGGAAAACAGGATGGTCTCTCCAAGGTTCACGGGATGTACATGCTGGTCTTCAAAAAGGATGTCGTCTTCTGCGCCGATGCCACGGTGACCATAGAGCCGACCGCCGAGGAGTTGGCCGAAACCGCCATTCTCTCGGCACAGAAAGCCAGGCATTTCGAGGTTGAGCCTAAAGTGGCCATGCTCTCCTTCTCAAACTTCGGCAGCACCGAGCACCCCTTGACCCTTAAGGTCAAGCGTGCCACTGCCCTGGTCAAGGAGCAGGCCCCCGACCTCATCGTGGACGGCGAGATGCAGGCTAACGTTGCTCTCGACCCGGAACTGGTAGCCAACCAGTATCCCTTCTCCGCGCTCAAGGGAGACGCCAACGTTCTGGTCTTCCCCGACCTGCAGTCGGGCAACATCTGCTACAAGCTGCTCATCAAGCTCGGCGGCGCCGAATCGGTGGGGCCGATCCTTATGGGGATGAAGAAGCCGGTGCACGTCCTGCAGCGGGGGGACGACGTGGCCGACATCATCAATATGGCCGCGGTCGCCGTGGTCGACGCCCAGGAAGCGGCCAGGGCATAA
- a CDS encoding response regulator, with protein sequence MTKETERKVLIVEDDPVVCRLTANLLEKERNLKAQCATSGEDAVRAWRDGKFDVILMDIRMEGMDGIETAKLIRELERTYGRKRAKIIAYSAIADQNTIESSFEAEFDDFISKPSTLAKIMDKIDHSLSTH encoded by the coding sequence ATGACGAAAGAGACGGAACGCAAGGTCCTGATTGTTGAGGATGATCCCGTCGTTTGCAGGCTGACGGCAAATCTGCTCGAAAAAGAGAGGAACCTTAAAGCCCAATGCGCGACCAGCGGTGAAGATGCCGTCCGGGCATGGCGAGATGGAAAATTTGATGTGATCCTGATGGACATCCGGATGGAAGGGATGGACGGCATTGAAACGGCAAAACTGATCCGGGAACTGGAGAGGACATACGGCAGAAAGCGGGCTAAAATAATCGCTTACAGTGCCATCGCGGATCAGAACACCATCGAAAGCAGCTTCGAAGCAGAATTCGACGATTTCATATCCAAGCCAAGCACCCTGGCCAAAATCATGGACAAAATAGACCACTCCCTCTCCACCCATTAG
- a CDS encoding ROK family protein, translated as MSQKAVIGIDLGGTNCRGALVTSEGVLSSVFRMPTRMEEGLEQFLDRLIAFCRELCVVAEKQGLKAEALGMGVPGIIAPEGIVRVSPNLPSLNNAPLAALLQERLGLPITLGNDANIIALGEALFGAGRNFRSFITLTLGTGVGGGLVLERRLWEGADGAAGEVGHMTVEPEGRLCVCGSRGCLEQYASATGIVRSVQEFLNAGGMSSLRGLAREELTSHQVAVAALRGDRVALAALDEAGRRLGQVLAGIANLLNLEGAVISGGASESLDLFRPALEGELSRRAFEIPAQRMKVVNGELGDDAGILGAAALTLGIGPVATQSGCTI; from the coding sequence ATGAGTCAAAAGGCGGTGATCGGCATTGATTTGGGCGGAACCAATTGCCGCGGCGCGCTGGTCACCTCCGAGGGAGTGCTGTCCTCCGTTTTTCGTATGCCCACCCGGATGGAGGAAGGTCTGGAGCAATTTCTGGATCGTCTGATTGCTTTCTGCCGCGAACTCTGCGTCGTTGCCGAAAAGCAGGGTCTCAAGGCGGAAGCCCTGGGGATGGGAGTGCCGGGAATCATAGCCCCTGAAGGCATCGTCCGAGTCAGCCCCAATCTGCCCTCCCTGAACAATGCGCCTCTCGCGGCACTTCTGCAGGAGCGGCTGGGTCTTCCCATCACCCTCGGTAACGATGCCAATATCATCGCGCTTGGTGAGGCGCTGTTCGGGGCAGGAAGAAATTTCAGATCGTTCATCACCCTCACCCTGGGGACCGGCGTGGGTGGAGGACTTGTACTCGAAAGGCGGCTATGGGAAGGGGCGGACGGTGCGGCGGGAGAAGTGGGTCACATGACCGTCGAGCCGGAGGGGCGCCTCTGCGTCTGCGGCTCCCGCGGCTGTCTCGAACAGTATGCCTCGGCAACAGGGATTGTCAGATCCGTTCAGGAATTCCTCAATGCCGGCGGAATGAGCAGTTTGAGGGGTCTAGCCCGGGAAGAGCTTACCAGCCACCAGGTTGCCGTAGCGGCCCTCCGGGGTGATCGAGTGGCCCTGGCTGCGCTGGATGAGGCGGGACGCCGATTGGGACAGGTCCTGGCAGGGATCGCGAATCTGCTCAACCTGGAAGGCGCCGTGATCAGCGGCGGAGCCAGTGAAAGCCTCGATCTCTTTCGCCCGGCTCTGGAAGGGGAGCTTTCACGGCGGGCGTTTGAGATCCCCGCTCAGCGCATGAAGGTCGTCAACGGAGAATTGGGTGATGACGCCGGGATCCTCGGGGCGGCGGCACTGACTCTTGGGATCGGACCCGTAGCAACTCAGAGCGGGTGTACGATATAA